The genomic segment GAATGACCCATTTAAAATGACACGCTTAACGTGTAACTACAGGCCAAACACTATTACTATCAGCGAAATATACCTATGAAGGTTAGGCCACCGGCAGCGTTGATCTCAATAGGCTCGCATAATGACGTCTCGAAAACAAATCGggacatattttttatgaaaacacttagttatttattatttatcatattatacatttgtacctaGGTACACTACACGGCAGAATGGGAACGTcgaaagaaaacaaaaatactatacacACGTAGTCTGAGCGAAtgcaataatatgttaatataatatataatatatataatttaataattataattatattataaataatattataattttaaatgtcatgACTGTTGCTGCTTTCTGTAAGTTGATAATATGATTCTTTTCTAATTGACGATACCTATTGCTCGCTTATATACGTatgaaaacacatttttacggtttttggtatactgttatattattagaacTATTACGCTTCCACCTAGGTAGCAagtgtattatacctatatgtaatcaatttattaatcaaatttatttacaagCAATCCTGACAAAATGTGGTGACCTTTGGTGATGGGTTTGGGAGGGGGTAAAAGGGAGATATAAAAAAGTGTGTGGAGAAAACATTTTCACTAGCCTGTTTTTAACATGATGGTAattacattatctgtgtttgtaatgtttatatatacgttggattttttacgatatgtaaattttaaaccGAGGTTCGTgggttttttaaattgttatattttgcaCACAactaaaaagtattcgaataatactagtttttgtcagtttttgaatggttgtggttattaacatttattaattaataattaaaaatacttcgtaatcaaaagttatttatacattttgaccacatatatgatacgggatacaacacattggtgtttataaaaataatcggcatgggccaatattatgtttcgttcaaagaataaaattaatgttcatgatttatactatgtcttgtcacaaatttaaaactatttttatggataggaaaaagtatttttttaaagaataaaaaaatacaaataaaagtattcagaatacgtatttgaatacttcttaaaaaaattatttaaaatagaattcgaatacaaaaaatgtattcaaatacttttattcgaatacatttattcgaatactttacaagactgcgcACAAGGTTGGCTATGCTGAACGCAAATTTGCCATGTTGCGTCGATCGGggagagaaaacaaaatatagcgCTGACATCCGCGCAGCTATTAATAGTTAATCTTTACCTCaaaattgtaggtacttattactgttattagtatacataacattataatattatagtgaatagtacacattatattatatgatgtgaaTAGAGATTAGTTCAAGTTCTATAGTAAACTAGGTTTAATGCGATATTTTACTTCTAGATGCTATATGACTATTATTCAAATTCTCTGAAATGTTCGTTAGACCGGAAATTTGTAGGGAagattacaattattatctttGGGATATACGGGGCTTATGGATGTGGATTTTTTATTCGATGGAATTCTGGACTCgttcaaatgtttaaattttactaacCCATCCGCCGTTGTAATGTATCCAAGCGGCCAGATCGTCCTCGATTACTTCGCCGACGGCCTCGATCAGGTCGGGCAGCTGATCGGCACGGCCGCGGCGCGCGCAGTCGACAGCAAGCCCGGCGGCCACGCACACAAGCGACACGACTTTAGCCCACGTGACCTGGGCGCCGGCCCGGAACAGTTCCCGGGATACGGACACCAGGACGACAGAAGCCGCGGCCGTGTTTCTCCTGTACGCGGGCCGGTGCCTCTGGAACAGGCGCTGAGGCGGAGCAGCCGGGCCGGTCATCGCCGCGGCTGCCGATGGGTTGCCTGCAGTACCGGCCGTGGACGCAGCAGTGGTGGCCGCAGTGTCAGTGGCCACGGTTCCGGCCGCGTACAGTTTCGGGTCGAGCCGCTCCAACTGGAGCCCGACCCGGAGCACGGCTGGGAACACGTCGCGACGCACACTATCGATGTGATCGGTCGCAGCCGCCATCGCCTGTAATGGCGGTATGAAGTAGCCACCACTTCCGCCACTGGCGTTTCCGTCCACCGAAGCCGCGGGGTTAGCGGCCGCGCTGGCCGCACGCAACGCAGCAGCGCATTTTTTCGTGTACGCGCCAGCCCGCTTCAGCTTCCACCGGACGTACTGCACACACAGCGCCTTGCCCTGCCGCGCGATCTGCTCCGTCGGCACGGCCGTCCGCCAACCGATGGTGTGCGACAGTTTCCTGGACACGACGTCGCTGACGTTGCTGAACCGCCGGCGGGCCGTGGCCACAGTGAGCGACGGCCCACCGCCGAAGTCGATGCCGCCCAGTTCAGATTGCAGGCTGTGCGATTGCAACACCGCCGGGAAGCTGAACTTGCGCCTGGGCACAGCGGCCGTCGTCCTGCTGCCGCCGTTGTGGTTGTTGTTGTTTGTGTTTGtggtgttgttgttgttgttgttgttgaagtTGGCAGCCGCGCATGAAGACATGACGAGACCACCTTCGGACATGCGCCGTGCTTCATTACACCTGTGtgtgaaatgtaattttaatattatagtatgtactatattaattatgcggttaattattttttttattacattgttattataatattattattatgcaatttttttgaaCGTTTTCGTAAAAGCTTAATCAGACATATAAATGGATtagaattttaaacattttagtaaacatttttttttgtttgtctcAATATCGTcgagaataatacattttagaaaacaagTTTTGGATAttacatgaaataataatatcgaacgtcgtgattatattataataaaaattaaacgctATAATTTTGatacacattattatgttatgtagatatataactacaattttttttataaattttaaatggatACTTTAGACTACAACTCTATTAAGCGttatatatgaaaatacattttctgcCAGAAGCAGtcgttacttttattattatagcccaATCTAAACTAAACGCCACTGAAAACTATCCACATGCGCAGTctcataactataatagttgtaaACCCAACACAATAAATTGGTGTCAACCGCATACGTGTAATGCTGTTAATGGTCGATCAACAAATTCGATCGATGTAATTTCATCGTTTAGTTATGGACGTGACGCGgttaaactacctacctatatcgtgTTATTTTGTGCAgacactataaatataataccctCGCCGTCGCCGCTCTAATAAAAACCAACAAACTCAATTTCGATTGTCTGTTCTCGATGACAACAGCGGCGGCGagtctgaaaaataaatattatattttttccttcatctattgtctataatattcACTAATGCGTTAAAAGCTTTTAGCAGAACTCGGGTTTTATAGATTTTGAGTTTACTccgttgaaaaatataaacgttttaaactaggtactttgattcacttatatttttattcaccagagtaccatgatgatttaattttttttcataaaatggggttactttgatatcacattaagaaatataggtatcaaagttTCCCACTACCTTGTgtaactttgatagcatattaaaaagatTGATATGTCAAAAGAAAacatcagaaatttaaaaatgtaaacgctaaaatattgatcataactAGCTGtaacttgtatttaattttgaaagttttatcgttaatactacagaagttattcataaaataaaaagtaaaattgtcgtaaaacagaaaaaaattatcaaagttatccCATTTACGGTACCTATGTCGATATTTTATAGTGCtaagatttttcttttttttgatatatttaaaagtttaaaacaaattattttattatgtgtttgGGTTTGTTAAAAAACCTACAATGCGTAANNNNNNNNNNNNNNNNNNNNNNNNNNNNNNNNNNNNNNNNNNNNNN from the Acyrthosiphon pisum isolate AL4f chromosome X, pea_aphid_22Mar2018_4r6ur, whole genome shotgun sequence genome contains:
- the LOC100164650 gene encoding uncharacterized protein LOC100164650 isoform X1, which encodes MVKQCLKKILKKFNMPGQLSVWPVCLFSVNKPEIGRIKNSHTSSKRCNEARRMSEGGLVMSSCAAANFNNNNNNNTTNTNNNNHNGGSRTTAAVPRRKFSFPAVLQSHSLQSELGGIDFGGGPSLTVATARRRFSNVSDVVSRKLSHTIGWRTAVPTEQIARQGKALCVQYVRWKLKRAGAYTKKCAAALRAASAAANPAASVDGNASGGSGGYFIPPLQAMAAATDHIDSVRRDVFPAVLRVGLQLERLDPKLYAAGTVATDTAATTAASTAGTAGNPSAAAAMTGPAAPPQRLFQRHRPAYRRNTAAASVVLVSVSRELFRAGAQVTWAKVVSLVCVAAGLAVDCARRGRADQLPDLIEAVGEVIEDDLAAWIHYNGGWMGLQSYCKPVVVNIENPVSTQILYLVSLLIVVIFFLLLLRWFDFISVFR
- the LOC100164650 gene encoding uncharacterized protein LOC100164650 isoform X2, giving the protein MPGQLSVWPVCLFSVNKPEIGRIKNSHTSSKRCNEARRMSEGGLVMSSCAAANFNNNNNNNTTNTNNNNHNGGSRTTAAVPRRKFSFPAVLQSHSLQSELGGIDFGGGPSLTVATARRRFSNVSDVVSRKLSHTIGWRTAVPTEQIARQGKALCVQYVRWKLKRAGAYTKKCAAALRAASAAANPAASVDGNASGGSGGYFIPPLQAMAAATDHIDSVRRDVFPAVLRVGLQLERLDPKLYAAGTVATDTAATTAASTAGTAGNPSAAAAMTGPAAPPQRLFQRHRPAYRRNTAAASVVLVSVSRELFRAGAQVTWAKVVSLVCVAAGLAVDCARRGRADQLPDLIEAVGEVIEDDLAAWIHYNGGWMGLQSYCKPVVVNIENPVSTQILYLVSLLIVVIFFLLLLRWFDFISVFR
- the LOC100164650 gene encoding protein suppressor 2 of zeste isoform X3 yields the protein MTERNGRCSPAVKIADSSSGRCNEARRMSEGGLVMSSCAAANFNNNNNNNTTNTNNNNHNGGSRTTAAVPRRKFSFPAVLQSHSLQSELGGIDFGGGPSLTVATARRRFSNVSDVVSRKLSHTIGWRTAVPTEQIARQGKALCVQYVRWKLKRAGAYTKKCAAALRAASAAANPAASVDGNASGGSGGYFIPPLQAMAAATDHIDSVRRDVFPAVLRVGLQLERLDPKLYAAGTVATDTAATTAASTAGTAGNPSAAAAMTGPAAPPQRLFQRHRPAYRRNTAAASVVLVSVSRELFRAGAQVTWAKVVSLVCVAAGLAVDCARRGRADQLPDLIEAVGEVIEDDLAAWIHYNGGWMGLQSYCKPVVVNIENPVSTQILYLVSLLIVVIFFLLLLRWFDFISVFR
- the LOC100164650 gene encoding uncharacterized protein LOC100164650 isoform X4, whose protein sequence is MSEGGLVMSSCAAANFNNNNNNNTTNTNNNNHNGGSRTTAAVPRRKFSFPAVLQSHSLQSELGGIDFGGGPSLTVATARRRFSNVSDVVSRKLSHTIGWRTAVPTEQIARQGKALCVQYVRWKLKRAGAYTKKCAAALRAASAAANPAASVDGNASGGSGGYFIPPLQAMAAATDHIDSVRRDVFPAVLRVGLQLERLDPKLYAAGTVATDTAATTAASTAGTAGNPSAAAAMTGPAAPPQRLFQRHRPAYRRNTAAASVVLVSVSRELFRAGAQVTWAKVVSLVCVAAGLAVDCARRGRADQLPDLIEAVGEVIEDDLAAWIHYNGGWMGLQSYCKPVVVNIENPVSTQILYLVSLLIVVIFFLLLLRWFDFISVFR